Within the Peromyscus maniculatus bairdii isolate BWxNUB_F1_BW_parent chromosome 2, HU_Pman_BW_mat_3.1, whole genome shotgun sequence genome, the region GACAGTCAACAGCGAAGTCAGACAAAGGAGACTGTGCTTACTAACAAGAATCATGTGATCCACAATAATCCATATATGGAAGTAAGAGGATCAGTGAGTGAAAATCACATGGCTGACTGTGGAGGGCAGTTTGTAACTCTTGGAGGGGCCCATGTGATGCCCTCTAGCGGTGAACAGTACCCATCTAAGGACCATCTAATTACTTCTGAGTATGACTAACTAGAGCTTCAACTCAAACtaaaagcaaacagaaagtgTAAGCAGAATCCTTAAGGAGTTCAGATGACAGTTCCCTGTAGTATGGGGCTCAGATGACAAACCATGTGGTGACCTGACCCACTTTGGAGATTACAAGCCAGCCGAAAGTGGTGTCCATCTCTGTGAGAGTCATATAACAACCTCAGTTGGTGATGAGATTCTCTGCTGGAGTCAGATGACAACCACTGTCATTGAACAATCACTTTACGGGAGAAAGATGCAACACCCAATTGTGAAACAACTCGTTACTGTGGTCAAATGACAAGCTCTATGGGTCAGAAtgtctgtagaggccagatgTCAGCACCCAGTGTGAAGAAAGCCAAAATCTTCTGATGAGTTCCTTTAGTAATTAGACCCGATGTGGAACGGAGACTTTTCCACTCCAAGTTCCTTTTTGGCCACAGGACAACCCCCAGAAAGCTTTTCAGTGTCCCCTTTATTCCAGGGACAGCTTCCACAGGAGAAGTCAGACCTCAAGTCCCAGAGCCATGGATTGCAGAAGAAGCCTCAGAGTTTGATGCTCTACTTTTGCACATAGCAGGGTTGTGAGAAATCCTACACAAATCTTAGCCCTTCAGAGCCCATATGAAGAAACACACTGAAGAGAAATCCTGGGTGTGCAATACAACTGGCTGCACATGGAAGTTCTCCCCATCAGGTGAGCTCAGAGGCACAGAGGAGAAGCACAGTGGAGAGTGGCCCCTCCTCCATGCAAGTGTGACAGAACCTTTGCAGGGTCAGATCACTGCAAGGTGATCTGAGAGGCCAAGAACAAGACTGAACCAATAGTGAACCTGACTGTCCACAAGGAACATCTTCCCTACTAACCTTAATTCTTCCTACCCAGAAATGTGTCAACTTACAGTAAATGCATAAAGCTGTTTGTGAGTATAAAAAACTAAATAGTGATTATGCAACATTTATCATAATAGCTTAGGATGGATTATTTTGCATTTTGCAAAGGTGATCCTTTTGTTTTCCaagaactcacagatatcctcctgtctctgattccagagtgctaagattaaaggtgtgttccacaaCGTTAAGGTGCATCCATTAATATGCCTTTTGTTTAAGATAGTGTGAAGACATTGATATTAATGACATTTGCACATTGCATATTAAATTGTACCAAATAAGGCAGCAATACAAATATTAAGACATAATAAAagcattataataaaataatcagcCAAATTCTTCTTCCCTTTGTTTTGCACTTAGATTCTGCAATTCTTTTTAGTGTGTGATAATAATTGGTTGCTCTGTCAGTCAAATTCCTATGACTCAAGGAAATAGTTCTATTTACTGCAGTTTGTCTATAGTTGAGAAATAGGCAGAAGAAAGCCTACTTCAATAAGCTGTTTCTGGAGGTGTATGGTCACATGGCCAGCAAAGTAAAATGTATGACTAACTCCATCAACAGAATTTTCTTTGCATTCTCTCATTGAGACAATTTGGTGAGGCCACTTTGGTCCTGTAGgacttatttatccatttttctcaaATCCTTGACTATGATATTTTTTGCATGTCTTTTTCTATTAATATTTACACACATGTGTTCTGCATGCTCTTGTATGGTTTATTCTATGAACTCTACATATGTCTCTGGTACAGACATATTTGTATATGGAGGTGGGGTTAGGGGTGGCCTCAGTCCCTGTGTGAAGCAGATTGGTTAGTGTGGCTACAGATATTTCTTTTTCCCATTAGGAGGAGAGTTTGTTTGAGATTTTCAATTGGGATGTGGGAGTGCTCTTGGTACTGTATATATTCTGTGACTACAAGTGAGGAAGTCTCTGTTGGTGGAGGGGACAGATTTATTAAACTAGGAGGGAAAATAGACTTGTTAGTGTCCaggagaacagagaagcagaggtgGAGAGAGTGGGGATCTAGGGTTGGTTGGAAGGTGTAAGTGAGGCAAAAAGTGCCAATAAAACCTGTGAAAATAGTCCCAGAGTGCTGACTATTCTACTTTCTGCTTGGATGATAATGTTTAAATTATGTCTCAACTGTGGGTAAGGAGCATATGGATTCTAGGGACGAGGGGAACAGATTCACATTTCCATAGGAAAAATTTACAAGTATTGATGAgtgagaaatagaaaaacaaaacaaaacaaaacaaaaaatggctgCCAAGAAGACAGATAACCAGAGCCAAGCATCTGAGAGACTTCTTCATAGAAGTGAAGAATTGAAAAGGGCTACACCATGTTGTACTTCCCTTTACCTGTTCCTaagaatttaaaattattcatttttgttttgggggagttGGAGAGttgatatttttggtttttagagacagaattttctctgtgtaataccTTTATCTGtttttgaacttgctctgtagaccagcctggctttgaactgatAGAGATCTGCTGCCCAGGACTCctaagccctgggattaaagctgtgggCTGCCACAGTCCAGCAAAATATATTTTTGCAGAGCGGGGAAGTTTTATTTATAGGAATTTAGGGGTTGCACTTTACTCTTGAttctataaatttatttaatgaccaaaaaaatcaatttcaaataTAGTATAGGTATAAAAATTTCAGGATGAAGTACTTTCGTTCAATTTATATATGCTATTTTTTCCCTAGGGAGACTGGAATACAGGAACCCAAAACCCATAAATTTCTCAAAAATACTTTCTGACTCTGTTTCTGGACAGTGTGCAGATTAAGGAGAATCCATGGCATATGCCTACACAACATTTCAGGCACTTAGCTTAACAGCCTGGACCTGAGAGCCTGTGAACTCCCATGGACAGAAGGAAAGGGATGTACAGGGTCTCGTCACCAATGGTTAGCACAGTGTCTCTTTCGAAAGGGTGAGAATGATGTTGGTGTAAACATCTAGGGACCAGTGGACAACATGTGTCATTGGACTGTACTAATATTTTATAACACCAGGCTCTATGGGAGTGATGAACAGAAAAGGTGAGCACATGGCATAATTTGGAATTGTCTGATGACACACAACTGATTCGAAAGGAGTAAGTTCTTAGTGGGATCAAATAGTcttggaggagggaaaagaagacaTCAAAAACTGCTACTATGGCCTGCAATACTGTAGgcaatcaagaggcagagacGAAGGACTGGATGGTAGTCTGGGTTATATATGGTAAAATACACCAgccattctcaccagcagtgatAGTATTTCTAAATAGGAAGGAGGTTGAAGGGCAAGGATTGGATCAAACTCAGAAGTTGTGGTCAGATTGGACAACACAATGGTATCTCAACATTTTATACACAGCATtctaaaaccataaaacaaatgatcaaaaaggaacaaaacaaaacaccaggctCCATAAGTCTCACCTATAATCTAGGCTTAGGTAAGAGGTTCCAGAATTGGAGGTGAGCCTGACATAAAGAGGGAGACCATGTATTAAAAATCAGATcaaccaataagaaaaaaaaactcatatcAATGCTAATGTGATCATTTGAATGCTCAGTTTTTCATACTATCAGTAATTTGGATAAAGTGCAGCTGTCAAGATCATGGAATCTGCATAGCTCAACTGTTCATGTAAACTAGAAACTCAGGTGTTCTGGGTTTACATCAGATGTCAGAGAGCAAATCTCTTAGGACTAAAATTTGCACCTGTAGCAATCTCTGCAGGGCAGCTGTGTGCAGTTTCTGCATGCTCAACTATCACATAGAAATCAAACACAGGAAACCCTGCACTGAGGCTGGGGTAGGATGGAAAATGTAATGTTGAGTTTTACCACCCAGTGGCTTTTCAGGAAATCACAGCATGGAAGTCCTGAGTCTTTGGCTAGGTGACTCAAAcaccctctgctttccaagtgatTGTGAGAGGAGCTTAAGTAAATAATGCTAAACTAGGCACTACCCAAAAGTCAGATTAAATGACACTTGTCAAGGAGGGAGATTATGGATGGCAAACCTACCCATGACACATAGAAATTCACATCCTGGGTGTTTACACAGGGATTCAGCTCCTGAAAACAAAATGGATTGGCTTAAAAGCTGGTTCTGTAGCTAATCCTTTGGCCCAGCTGTTTTCAGTTTCTATATCATTAACTCTCAAGGAAGATCAAAGTATCAACCTATGTCCTTATTACAGAGATATGAATAGAAAGATCCAAAGTGCTGCTCCTTCCAGTTGGACTTaatgacttaaaaaaatttcctgggtgttttggTGAGTCATCAAACCAACTTCTGCATTTTGAGAACTTAGGAGAAGGAGCCTAAGCAAGTCTCTATTTGAAGTTTAAGGCAAAGGGCGTGGCCAACCAAGACTTGGAACTTGAAGCCCTGCCCACTTCCTACTGAGCTGTCTATAAGAAGACTCCAGACACTAGAGCTGGCTACCTTTCTCCCAGGTCACCTTCATCACGGCCTGGGCAGGTCTGAAgccctggcctccagctcacattCTAGAGCTGCTTGGGTCTACCTCCTAGCCTCTGTCTGTCTTCATATTGGACTCCTCTTAAGAACTTAAGCTCTCAAAACTGAAAACCTAGTTCTGCACCATGTCTTCTGATTCTGGAAGAGTTGAGGAACCTGAGGAGTCCCAGAAGGTCAACCCTGAACCACTGAAGGACCAGAGAGAAAATCCAGGTGATTCTCAGCCTGGGCCATGCACTCCTCCGACTGCCCCTGTGGAGACCAGTCAGCTTGCGTCAGCTCAGAGACAAGTACAGCCTACCTATGATGAAACAATGATGAACCCTGAATCTTGCAGCACACCAAAGAGCCAAGTGGAACCTACCAGTAAAGAAACAGTCATGGCATCTAAGTCTAAATCTAAATGTAAGTCTAAATCCAAATCTAAATCTTTGCCCCAGAACTCAAGGGCAAATCTCAGAAAAGACACACCTTTCCAATTGGGAGAGTCCAGTGAGACAGTTGCTATGAATCAGCAAGATGTGCCTGCTGACCAGACTAAGTCCCCTGCAGGCTCTCAGCTGATGAAGCCCACCACCCAGGAGACCTCCCTCTCTGGTTCTCCAGGGAGAGCAGTCTCTGGCAGCAAGGAGAGACCCAACAAAGATTTCTGCCTGGTGAAGACCCTGAGTGGTAGGGAGACTTTTGTGACTTTTAATAAAGCCTTGTGTGAAAGTCTGAGGATGATCTCTGGTGATATTCAAGATATTCTCTCTGAAAGGCAGCCGGCATCTTCTGGACGGACCCATGTAAGATCATTCAGTTGTGAACAGACCCATGATGAAGACCATGTAGTTACTTGTGGGTTGTACCAGACCAGCCAAGAGGAGCACCCCCAAGAGAGGCCTGTCACTGGGGAACAGAACTTCGACTCCAGTCAGAGGGCACCAAGAATGAGTGAGGAGGTTCCCAAAAAGCCATTTGTGAGTCTTACATTTTGGGGCTCGCACTGCAATATAACTACCTTCCTTAGCGGTAAGCAGGATGTACCCCAAAATGTATCTTTTCCTGGGACTCCCCAGGGTGAAAACCAGAAAACCTCTATAGGAAAAATGGCTATATCTAAGCATCACCTGAGAAAGCCCAGTGGTGCCCAGCCAAACAATTCTGGCCAGCTGGTACCCTCTCATGCTCAGGATGTCTGCACAGGTCAGAGTTCAGCAGCCAGTGCCGAAGGTGGCAGTGATCCTCAGGTGGTTTCAGGTGGATCGCCAGGCCCCTCCAATTCTCTTTTGACCCCAAGACAACCCCCAGAAAGCATGCCAGATTCTCCTGTGGTCCAGAGACAGCATCCCCAGGAAAGATCAGACTCTGAGTCCCAGAGCCCTGAGTCCAAGAAGAAGCCTCCCAGTTGAAGCCCAACTCCTGCCTACCAAGATTGTGGGAAACCTTACACAAAGCCTTTACAGAACAGAGACCATATGAGGAAAcgcactggagagaagccttatgTGTGCAATGTATCTGGATGCCCATGGAAATTCATGAGCTCAGATTCCTTCAGTAGACACTGGAGAAGCCACACTGGGGTACTGTCCTCCCAGTGTATCCTCTGCAACTGAATGTTTTCCAGAACTAACACctcaagcagcatgtgaagtgcCATTTCCAAAAATCATTTTTCATCACTGCAACCTGACTGCCAACAAAGAACATCTTCCCCAATTAAAGTTCATTCCTTCTACCCACAACTTGGAGAACGAACCTCTATTAGCTGTCACTGTTGTTTATAAATgcaaaactaataaaaatcatGATTATGAAACAATTACTGTGAAAGGTAAGGATCAATTATTTTGCagaagtcaattttttttttactttctttccttttttctttttgagacagggtttgtgtgtgtgcccctggctgccctgaactcacagagatgagcctgcctgtgcctctgcagtgttgggattaagggcagGTGATACCATTACCTGGAAACCTCCCTCTTCCTTAGAGCATATAATCAAATTTTTATACTGAAATTAGGGTTAAGGCTATTAGTCTTCACTAATATACTAAGAAAACACAATATTAAGCTATTGTCACCAATGTTTATTATACTACAGTGAAACAAGCTCAATATTTCTCCAAACACTTTTTTGGGGCTTTAATTTTGTCAGCCATTTGAGGTTGGAATACTACATGCTTGTCCTGGCAGTCGACTTCCTATGAGCAGGGGATCATTATATTTGTGCAGTGTGTCTGTGGTTGAAAAACAGGGAGAAGAATCCCTGTTTCCAGAGGTTGTTTCTGAGGGGGAAGTTCACATGATGAACAAAAGCAGGCACCACTGACTCCAGAAAcagctctttcttgtttttcccaTCAGTCATTTCAGGTGAACTTTCTTCTCATGGAACCATTTTCATATACTTGTAACAGGTAAAAGTTACATGTACTTTGTGTTATTTCCACCACCTCAGCTTGATTCTTTCTAAATACCTTTTTTATATTCACATTCAAGTGTGAGTTtcggtgtgagtgtgtgcatgtattagtTTACTCAGTGAATCTCTACGTTTCCCACCTTATAGGATCCTTTCAATGTTTCTGCACTAAGTCAACAGCCAAAATTACCAGATGAAACTATAAACTTCAACGTTGATACACAGTGATTCTATAACTTCCGGATTCTTTCCCCAGTGATTTGTTTCTTGGGTATGCATCAGAACAGGGGTATGAAATCTCTGCCTGTGCCTAATCCTGTCCCAGGCAGTTAGTTCCCTTCAGGACTTCAAGATTTGGTAAGGGCTTAGTCACTGAACCAGAATGGTAAAAGGTCCACgcacatttttctccttctggaGGAAAGGTGTTTTTGGATTTCAGTGAGTGTACAAGTGTGCACTTTTTACtatatacagtttgtaagtagaAGAGGGTAGGCATGATGTGTGCATGGGACCTATGTGACAGCTGCTAGGGGAAGTGCTGGCTTGTTGAACATGGGAATGGTGGAGAGAGAAATATGGAGTATAGGACAGCCCATTGGAAGTGGACCCCAGAGTGTTGGCTATCTGAAGATGATTTGAGCAGAAGAGGCTAAAAGTTTTCCTACCTTTGCTCAAAGTGGGTCTGTAGGTTATGAAAATCATGAACAGAAATATCTGTAGAAGCAATTTTCATAGAATGTTAATCAGCAAATTAAGCGGTATAAAAAAAGATCATGGCCATGTATACCCAGGCATTCTGAGCATGCATCTGATATCTTCAGAAATCCATATATGATACACTGAGTTAAAACTTAATTTCACTGTTTCTATAtagttaaaatacatttttgaaaccATGGTATGCTGCGTAAATAGAGACATTGGGTTTACTCCTTATTCTTgattgtataaaataaataatgctcaAAGAAGCTGTTTAAACCTGGTATAGGTATAAAAGGTTCATGACAAAAACATTTTGTACAAATCAAATACCTTGGAATAaaagaattcaaagccagctatTCCTGATCATCATCTGAAACTGGAGATTGAATGGAAACCAGGCATTATATGGATATCCCATCACAGGCACTTAGCAACATGATCCTCAAGCCCTGAACCCCATGGAAACAGATAAAGGGCTGTACAATGCCAGGTCATCACAGTGTCAGTGAACCAGAGGAAAGGGTTGAAGTGGTGTTGGTAAAAACATAGAGAAAGCAATAGTTGACCAGGCACCTTTAAACAGCGTATGACATTGTAAAGTTTGGCACTTTGGGCTTGGCTACTTTAAAACTGGTCCTtatagttgggcagtggtggcacatgccttttatcccagcacacaggaggcagagccaggcagatctctgtgagttcgaggccagccttgtctacagagtgagatccaggacaggcactaaaactacatagagaaaacctgtcttcaaaaaaaaaaaaccaaaaaaaaaaaatccaaaacaaacctcaacaaacaaacaaaacaaagaaaaaatggtcCTTGTGGTGGTGATGGACAAAGTCTTTGCACATCTGCCATAGACTTTGAGGGACCCTACATGTGTAAGAGGTTACACATGCAAATCATAGACACTTAACAGCCTGGTCCTAAGAGACCCAGAACTCCATGGACCAAGGGAAAGGGAGCATATCACCAGGTCTCCAGGGCTGCCACAATGTCAGTTCACCAGAGGAAAGGATGAGGACCGTGTTGGTGGAAACACTCAGGGACCAGTGGCCAAACATGTGTCATTGGACAGTACtgctattttataaaaatgagctCTGGGAGTGATGAACAGAGTGTGAGCACTTGGCATATCTTGGAACTGTCTGATCATACATGTGATTCCAAGCGAGTCAGTCCTTGGCAGCATCAACAGTCTTAGAGTAAGGAAAAGAACACACCAAAAACTGCCATTGTGGGCTGCAATCCTGTAGgccatcaggaggcagagttaggagGATGGGAGGTAGTCTGGGCTTCATATGGTGAAATATACCAGCCATTCTCACCAGCAGTAAGATAGTATTTCTAACACCGAGAAGGCTGAAGGTCTACTTGTGGCCAACAGTTGTGCCCAGCCTGTGCACACAAATGAGATTCTgagaataaacaaaattttaaaactccaaatagaaaacagttaaaaatgaacaacaacaacaaaaaaacccaacaaacaaacatacaaaatcgCCATAGGCTCCATAGCTCTCACCTATAATCTAGGTTTAGGCCAGAAGTTCCAGAATTGGAGGTGAGACTGACCTAAAATAAAGAGGGAGGCCATGTATCAAAAAATAGATCAACCACCAGGAAAAACCTCATATCAATGTTAATATGATCAGGTGAATGCTCAGGTTTTCATACTATCAGTAATTTGGTTAAAAGTGCAGCTGTCAAGATCATGGAATCTGCATATCTCAACTGTTCATTAGATCTAGAATCTCAGGAGTTCTGGGTTTACATCAGATGTCAGAGAGCAAACCCTTAGGTATAAAGTCTGCACCTGTAGCAATCTCTGCAGGGGCAGCTGTGTGCAGTTTCTGCATCCTCAGCTCTCACATAGAAATCAAACACAGAAACCCTGCACTGAGGCTGGGGTAGGATGGAAAATGTACTGTTGAGTTTTACCACACAGTGGCTTTTCAGAAAACAATAGCGTGGAAGTCCTGAATCCTTGTTTAGGTGAATCAAACATCCTCTGCTTTCCAAATGATTGTGGGAGGAGCTTATGTAAATAATGCAGATGTAGGCTCTAAACAAAAGTCAGATTAATTTACACTTGTCATGGAGGGGGATTCTTCATGGCCCACCAACTCATGAGACATAGAAATTCACATCCTGGATGTTTACACAGGAACAGGTCCTGAGATCAAAATGGATTGGCTTAAACTGGATCTGTAGCTAATCCTTTGTCATAGGTGTTTTGTGTTTCTATACCTTCAAATCTTTAGGAAGATCAAAGTATCAGGCTAAGTCCTTACTATTGTGATGTGAATGGAAAGATAAAAAGTACAGCTTTCTCCTGTTGGACTTAATGACTTCAAGGTATTCCTGGGTGCTTTGTGAGTCATCAAATCACGTTCTGCATTTTGAGAACTACAGGGGGAGGAGCTTAAACAAATCCTCTCTATTTGAAGTTTAAGGCAAAGGGCGTGGCCAACCAAGACTTGGAACTTGAAGCCCTGCCCACTTCCTACTGAGCTGTCTATAAGAAGACTCCAGACACTGGAGCTGGCTACCTTTCTCCCAGGTCACCTTCATCACAGCCTGTGCAGGTCTGAAgccctggcctccagctcacactCTAGAGCTGCTTGGGTCTACCTCCTAGCCTCTGTCTGTCTTCATATTGGACTCCTCTTAAGAACTTAAGCTCTCAAAACTGAAAACCTAGTTCTGCACCATGTCTTCTGATTCTGGAAGAGTTGAGGAACCTGAGGAGTCCCAGAAGGTCAACCCTGAACCACTGAAGGACCAGAGAGAAAATCCAGGTGATTCTCAGCCTGGGCCATGCACTCCTCCGACTGCCCCTGTGGAGACCAGTCAGCTTGCGTCAGCTCAGAGACAAGTACAGCCTACCTGTGATGAAACAATGATGAACCCTGAATCTTGCAGCACACCAAAGAGCCAAGTGGAACCTACCAGTAAAGAAACAGTCATGGCATCTAAGTCTAAATCTAAATGTAAGTCTAAATCCAAATCTAAATCTTTGCCCCAGAACTCAAGGGCAAATCTCAGAAAAGACACACCTTTCCAATTGGGAGAGTCCAGTGAGACGTCCCTCTCAGGGTCCCAGGGTAGAGCTGTCTCTGGCAGCATGGAGACAGTCCAAACAGAATTTGGCCCAGTGGAGATCCTGAGTGGTAGGGAGACTAGGGTGACCTATAGTGCAGCCTTGTGTGAAAGTATGAGGATGAGGTCTCATAAAAATCAAGATGTTCTCTCTGAAAGTCAGCCTGCGTCTCCTGAAGGGAGCCATGTAAgatccttcagtggtgaacagacCCGTGATGGAGCCCCTGCAGTCACTTCTGTTTTGGAGCAGACCTCCCAAGAGGAGCACCTGGACCAGACCTCCCAAGAGGAGCACCACCAAGAGAGGCCTGTCTCTGGGGACCAGACCTCGGACTCCAATCAGAGGGCACCTAGTTCATGTGAGGTATGTTCCCGAGAGCATTCGGTGCCAATTGTGTTGTCGGCCCCCGGCTTTGATTTATCTAATTTCACCTTTCTTGATTATTGTGGGTGTAAGACCGAAATTCTACCTTTTGCTGTGAGTCGCAAGTGTGACAGGAAGAAAAAGTCTGTAGGAAAATTGGCTATAGCTAAGCATCACCTGAGAAAGCCCAGTGGTACCCAGCCACACTACTCTGGCCAGGGGGTAGCTTCTCATGCTCAGGATGTCTGCACAGGTGAGAGTTCAGCAGCCAGTGCCGAAGGTGGCAGTGATCCTCAGGTGGTTTCAGGTGGATCGCCAGGCCCCTCCCATTTTCCTTTGACACCAAGACAACCCCCAGAAAGTATGCCAGAATCCCCTGTGGTCGAGAGACAGCGTCCCCAGGAAAGTTCAGACTCTGAGTCCCAGAGCCCTGAGTCCAAGAAGAAGCCTCCCAGTTGAAGCCCAACTCGTGCCTACCAAGATTGTGGGAAACCTCACACAAAGCTTTTACAGCTCAGAGACCATATGAGGAAATGCACTGGGGAGAAGCTTTATGTGTACAATGTA harbors:
- the LOC121827310 gene encoding uncharacterized protein LOC121827310, with the translated sequence MSSDSGRVEEPEESQKVNPEPLKDQRENPGDSQPGPCTPPTAPVETSQLASAQRQVQPTYDETMMNPESCSTPKSQVEPTSKETVMASKSKSKCKSKSKSKSLPQNSRANLRKDTPFQLGESSETVAMNQQDVPADQTKSPAGSQLMKPTTQETSLSGSPGRAVSGSKERPNKDFCLVKTLSGRETFVTFNKALCESLRMISGDIQDILSERQPASSGRTHVRSFSCEQTHDEDHVVTCGLYQTSQEEHPQERPVTGEQNFDSSQRAPRMSEEVPKKPFVSLTFWGSHCNITTFLSGKQDVPQNVSFPGTPQGENQKTSIGKMAISKHHLRKPSGAQPNNSGQLVPSHAQDVCTGQSSAASAEGGSDPQVVSGGSPGPSNSLLTPRQPPESMPDSPVVQRQHPQERSDSESQSPESKKKPPIEEPEESQKVNPEPLKDQRENPGDSQPGPCTPPTAPVETSQLASAQRQVQPTCDETMMNPESCSTPKSQVEPTSKETVMASKSKSKCKSKSKSKSLPQNSRANLRKDTPFQLGESSETSLSGSQGRAVSGSMETVQTEFGPVEILSGRETRVTYSAALCESMRMRSHKNQDVLSESQPASPEGSHVRSFSGEQTRDGAPAVTSVLEQTSQEEHLDQTSQEEHHQERPVSGDQTSDSNQRAPSSCEVCSREHSVPIVLSAPGFDLSNFTFLDYCGCKTEILPFAVSRKCDRKKKSVGKLAIAKHHLRKPSGTQPHYSGQGVASHAQDVCTGESSAASAEGGSDPQVVSGGSPGPSHFPLTPRQPPESMPESPVVERQRPQESSDSESQSPESKKKPPS